Proteins encoded within one genomic window of Dethiosulfovibrio russensis:
- a CDS encoding BACON domain-containing protein produces the protein MRGSARTFGLWLLLSVSALFLGGCGSGGGSGGVSDGVYVIGQLHGDMAEELASVCETIPYVGGPVNGAIIVSDPEGLHSWYDEDSISAMREALSNGRVVAIEHGTQDEVDFFIDRLLSPEDGEDARLELGYEMPVGMTYVEFYGLKILSDDVFAYVVLNDDEMAPTVSNDLSAEFMVSSGDSYLFMSQDVTLNDGDRSFAVVRGDVTFSVRFDFDEKAYYLVSVDGLSKASEDELDLPVLMGTEFSFTGTTEETEREMELAAAKRVRDWIEGSSEQAREAERSRGELQSSLDRSGSGTDLTKVSQVYSVQNDLTTWGFSYRIIHDIYACHSYNAADGEDSDWFFIKQSAKLNPSKEYHNESGKGNDFSSCYFYITKYGFTNWPVKENGSEDVRPVVEGKSSPESTIGSKTVESSVSRSFSGNVGFDGAGPSGSIGFGVSYSSSESFSISECQIKNDSEAVEAKQRTSWTYTFSRPTSKAASFSIWDFPDLNDAPLSSRSNFQPVNQWIWKIPKEARDEVKGFKCRFDWQSGSSSGAAYAWGIRIYDVSHYDHLGGSPEITVTFPSYPPLIAANDVKLGREAQFTPVDMGTCRDWGAYSDSGWCRLNMVSGTKDDVKDLIVTVEENDTGSDRTATVYLFTKDGKGYDSFRVFQSHVTKAI, from the coding sequence ATGAGAGGATCGGCGAGGACTTTCGGGTTGTGGCTCCTGTTGTCGGTATCGGCTCTTTTCCTGGGCGGGTGCGGTTCCGGAGGAGGCTCCGGGGGCGTCTCAGACGGGGTATACGTCATAGGTCAGCTTCACGGCGACATGGCGGAGGAGCTCGCCTCGGTCTGCGAGACGATCCCCTATGTCGGAGGCCCGGTGAACGGAGCCATAATAGTCTCCGATCCCGAGGGGCTCCACTCCTGGTACGACGAGGATAGCATCTCCGCCATGAGGGAGGCCCTCTCTAACGGGCGAGTCGTAGCAATAGAACACGGGACCCAGGACGAGGTGGACTTCTTCATAGACAGGCTTCTCTCCCCGGAGGACGGAGAGGACGCCAGACTCGAGCTGGGTTACGAGATGCCGGTCGGCATGACCTACGTGGAGTTCTACGGGCTGAAGATATTGAGCGACGACGTCTTCGCCTACGTCGTCCTTAACGACGACGAGATGGCCCCGACTGTGTCGAACGATCTTTCGGCCGAGTTCATGGTCTCCAGCGGAGACTCCTATCTTTTTATGAGCCAGGACGTTACCCTTAACGACGGAGACAGGTCCTTCGCCGTGGTCAGAGGCGACGTGACCTTCTCCGTCCGTTTCGATTTCGACGAAAAGGCCTATTATCTCGTCTCGGTCGATGGATTATCCAAGGCCTCGGAGGACGAGCTCGATCTTCCTGTCCTTATGGGAACCGAGTTCTCCTTTACCGGCACGACGGAGGAAACGGAGCGTGAGATGGAGCTCGCTGCCGCCAAAAGGGTTAGGGATTGGATTGAGGGCTCGTCGGAACAGGCACGGGAGGCCGAGAGGTCCCGGGGCGAGTTACAGTCATCGCTCGACCGATCCGGTTCCGGAACGGATCTGACGAAGGTTTCCCAAGTCTATTCGGTCCAGAACGACCTCACCACCTGGGGATTTTCCTACAGGATAATCCACGACATCTACGCCTGCCACAGCTACAACGCCGCGGACGGGGAGGACTCGGACTGGTTCTTCATAAAGCAGAGCGCCAAGCTCAATCCGTCGAAGGAATATCACAACGAATCGGGAAAGGGGAACGACTTCTCCAGCTGCTATTTCTACATCACGAAGTACGGCTTCACCAACTGGCCTGTTAAGGAGAATGGCTCCGAGGACGTCCGTCCCGTCGTTGAGGGCAAGAGCTCTCCGGAGAGCACGATAGGCTCCAAGACGGTGGAGAGCAGCGTCTCCAGGAGCTTCAGCGGCAACGTCGGTTTCGATGGAGCAGGCCCTTCCGGAAGCATCGGTTTCGGGGTCAGTTATTCCTCCTCGGAGAGTTTCTCCATCTCCGAGTGCCAGATAAAGAACGACTCCGAGGCGGTGGAGGCCAAGCAGAGGACCTCCTGGACCTACACCTTCTCCAGACCGACCTCGAAGGCTGCCTCTTTCTCCATATGGGATTTTCCCGATCTGAACGACGCGCCTCTTTCTTCCAGGAGCAACTTCCAGCCGGTAAATCAATGGATATGGAAGATCCCCAAAGAGGCCAGGGACGAGGTCAAGGGTTTCAAGTGCCGTTTCGACTGGCAATCGGGGTCCAGCTCCGGAGCGGCTTACGCCTGGGGTATAAGGATATACGACGTGAGCCACTACGACCATCTCGGCGGGTCTCCTGAGATAACCGTGACCTTTCCCAGCTATCCGCCCCTGATAGCCGCCAACGACGTGAAGCTGGGCAGGGAGGCCCAGTTTACCCCGGTGGATATGGGGACATGCCGGGACTGGGGTGCCTACAGCGACAGCGGTTGGTGCAGGCTGAACATGGTCTCCGGAACCAAGGACGACGTTAAGGACCTAATCGTGACGGTGGAGGAGAACGACACCGGTTCGGACAGGACCGCCACGGTCTACCTTTTCACCAAGGACGGCAAGGGGTACGATTCCTTCAGGGTCTTCCAGTCCCACGTCACCAAGGCGATATGA
- a CDS encoding GNAT family N-acetyltransferase → MYFKKMIGEICYLSPVDPDDAPVFTRWINDYDVTRYLTEAPSCYPLQAEREALDKLSREHNYCIVDLETDALLGICGFMNLNHLNQTAEVGIFIGDKDYWGKGYGGEALSLLVRYGFDVLNLHNVMLQVVAYNDRAIRCYERIGFRTFGVRREAVLREGKRHDKVYMEITRSDCDSD, encoded by the coding sequence TTGTATTTCAAGAAGATGATTGGGGAGATATGCTACCTTTCGCCGGTGGACCCGGACGACGCTCCGGTGTTCACCCGATGGATCAACGACTACGACGTTACCAGATACCTGACGGAGGCGCCGTCGTGCTATCCCCTTCAGGCCGAGAGGGAGGCTTTGGATAAGCTCTCTCGGGAGCACAACTACTGTATCGTCGATCTGGAGACAGACGCCCTTCTGGGAATCTGCGGCTTCATGAACCTGAACCATCTGAACCAGACAGCCGAGGTCGGCATATTCATAGGCGATAAGGACTACTGGGGCAAGGGATACGGAGGGGAGGCCCTCTCTCTGCTTGTGAGATACGGCTTCGACGTCCTGAACCTTCACAACGTGATGCTCCAGGTGGTGGCTTACAACGACAGGGCCATCAGGTGCTACGAGAGGATCGGCTTCAGGACCTTCGGCGTCAGAAGGGAAGCGGTCCTCCGGGAAGGCAAGAGACACGATAAGGTCTACATGGAGATTACCAGGTCGGATTGCGACTCCGACTAG